One window from the genome of Corvus moneduloides isolate bCorMon1 chromosome 9, bCorMon1.pri, whole genome shotgun sequence encodes:
- the ACADM gene encoding medium-chain specific acyl-CoA dehydrogenase, mitochondrial, translating to MAALRATRQMLQTITGHGWRSHSSKPAQNLHVGKPGAGFSFELTDEQKEFQATARKFAVEEIIPVAAQYDRTGEYPVPLIKRAWELGLMNSHIPESCGGLGLGSFEACLITEELAYGCTGVQTAIEANSLGQMPVIIAGNEHQQKKYLGRMTEEPMMCAYCVTEPGAGSDVAGIKTKAEKKGDEYVINGQKMWITNGGKANWYFLLARTNPDPKAPASKAFTGFIVEADSPGIQIGRKEMNMGQRCSDTRGIVFEDVRVPKENVLIAEGAGFKIAMGAFDKTRPPVAAGAVGLAKRALDEATRYALERKTFGKPIVEHQAVSFLLAEMAMKVELARMAYQRAAWEVDAGRRNTYYASIAKAFAGDIANQVAADAVQIFGGNGFNTEYPVEKLMRDAKIYQIYEGTAQIQRMIIAREHVGKFKA from the exons ATGGCTGCGCTGAGGGCGACGCGG CAAATGCTTCAAACCATCACAGGGCATGGATGGAGGTCACATTCTAGTAAACCTGCTCAAAACTTACATGTAGGCAAACCTGGAGCTGGCTTTAGCTTTG aacttACTGATGAACAGAAGGAGTTTCAAGCTACTGCTCGTAAATTTGCTGTGGAGGAAATTATTCCTGTTGCTGCACAATATGATAGAACTGGAGAG TATCCTGTTCCACTTATAAAGCGGGCTTGGGAACTTGGTCTTATGAATTCACACATACCAGAAAGCTGTG GTGGCCTTGGCCTTGGAAGTTTTGAGGCGTGCCTTATTACAGAAGAGTTAGCTTACGGATGTACAGGGGTTCAAACGGCCATTGAAGCAAACTCCCTAGGG caaatgCCAGTTATCATTGCAGGAAATGAgcatcagcagaaaaaatacttaGGAAGAATGACAGAGGAGCCAATGATGTGT GCTTACTGTGTaacagagcctggagcaggctCCGATGTGGCTGGTATAAAGACAAAGGCTGAGAAGAAAGGAGATGAATATGTTATTAATGGTCAGAAAATGTGGATCACAAATGGGGGGAAAGCAAACTG GTACTTTTTGCTAGCACGTACCAATCCAGATCCAAAAGCTCCTGCAAGCAAAGCCTTTACTGGATTCATTGTGGAAGCAGATAGCCCGGGGATCCAAATTGGAAGAAAG GAAATGAATATGGGTCAACGCTGCTCAGATACAAGAGGCATCGTCTTTGAAGATGTGAGAgtcccaaaagaaaatgtattgaTAGCTGAAGGAGCTGGCTTTAAAATTGCAATGGGAGCTTTTGATAAGACCAGACCACCC GTAGCAGCTGGTGCTGTTGGATTAGCAAAAAGAGCTCTTGATGAAGCTACTAGATACgctttggagagaaaaacctTTGGGAAACCAATTGTTGAA CACCAAGCAGTGTCTTTCTTGCTTGCTGAAATGGCAATGAAAGTTGAACTCGCTAGGATGGCTTACCAGAGAGCTGCATGGGAAGTTGACGCCGGTCGTAGGAATACCTACTATGCTTCCATTGCGAAGGCATTTGCTGGTGACATTGCAAACCAAGTAGCTGCAGATGCAGTGCAGATTTTTGGAGGAAATGGATTTAATACTGAATATCCTGTAGAAAAACTAATGAGAGATGCTAAAATCTACCAG